A genomic region of Sulfobacillus acidophilus DSM 10332 contains the following coding sequences:
- a CDS encoding Integrase catalytic region (PFAM: Integrase core domain~COGs: COG4584 Transposase and inactivated derivatives~InterPro IPR001584~KEGG: dhd:Dhaf_4458 transposase~PFAM: Integrase, catalytic core~SPTR: Integrase catalytic region), whose translation MPDIQFIRPLREREGWSLRRIAREFHFSRKTVTKYLQRTETTETPQYVRRNPSPAPQMDPPRAVIASWLRQDAEMPRKQRHTSRRIGQRLREEYGATAAESTVRHSVARMRRELQPAAQPVFLDLVFDPAEAAQVDWGEVQVIQDGQSVTAQMFCMRLAYSGACYVQLFPHQRLETFLAAHVAAFEFFGFVPQRIIDDNLTTVVQHVLHGRERELNPRFQELTAHYIYDAVFVTPAAGWEKGLVEGLVGYVRRTDCVPLPSGPDWDTLNAALKTDCLAERVRTLPRRHHTTIGELWDHERTTGASRPVTWWPVRATSQAMVRHRRVPYSVPASRVGQTLRLAAYWDHVEIWIRRRVSPPIPSASLANRNDNGIITSMSCV comes from the coding sequence GTGCCCGATATTCAGTTTATCCGTCCACTACGCGAACGAGAAGGGTGGTCCCTTCGTCGCATCGCCCGGGAGTTTCATTTCTCTCGGAAGACCGTCACTAAATATCTTCAGCGAACCGAAACGACCGAGACGCCGCAGTATGTCCGTCGGAACCCGAGCCCGGCCCCCCAAATGGATCCCCCTCGGGCCGTGATCGCGAGCTGGCTTCGCCAAGATGCCGAGATGCCTCGAAAACAACGGCATACCAGTCGTCGCATTGGGCAACGATTGCGCGAGGAATATGGGGCCACAGCGGCGGAGTCCACGGTGCGCCACTCTGTGGCGCGGATGCGGCGTGAACTGCAACCGGCGGCCCAGCCCGTCTTTTTAGACCTGGTGTTCGATCCGGCTGAAGCCGCCCAAGTCGATTGGGGCGAAGTGCAGGTCATCCAGGATGGCCAATCCGTGACCGCCCAGATGTTTTGTATGCGACTGGCCTACAGCGGCGCGTGCTATGTCCAACTGTTCCCGCACCAACGCCTGGAGACTTTCCTGGCGGCTCATGTGGCGGCCTTCGAATTCTTCGGATTTGTTCCGCAGCGCATCATCGATGACAATCTCACCACGGTTGTCCAGCACGTTCTGCATGGTCGCGAGCGCGAGCTGAACCCCCGGTTTCAGGAGTTGACCGCGCACTATATCTACGATGCCGTGTTCGTTACCCCCGCGGCTGGTTGGGAAAAAGGGCTCGTCGAAGGATTAGTGGGCTATGTCCGTCGAACCGATTGTGTGCCGTTGCCATCGGGTCCGGATTGGGACACGCTGAATGCGGCCTTGAAAACCGATTGCCTCGCCGAACGTGTTCGGACATTGCCCCGCCGTCACCACACCACGATTGGTGAGTTGTGGGACCATGAGCGCACGACCGGTGCATCCCGGCCGGTGACCTGGTGGCCCGTGCGGGCCACGTCCCAGGCCATGGTTCGCCATCGCCGGGTTCCATACTCTGTGCCCGCCTCCCGGGTTGGTCAAACGCTGCGACTGGCCGCCTATTGGGATCATGTCGAGATCTGGATACGCAGACGTGTGTCGCCACCCATCCCCTCGGCGTCGCTGGCCAACCGCAACGACAACGGGATCATTACCTCGATGTCCTGCGTGTAA
- a CDS encoding transposase mutator type (PFAM: Transposase, Mutator family~COGs: COG3328 Transposase and inactivated derivatives~InterPro IPR001207~KEGG: sth:STH2279 transposase~PFAM: Transposase, mutator type~SPTR: Transposase) codes for MTSSITKKPRPEQTLTVPWVDILRDAQDGLLALSVRIGLQVLQEMMATEVERLAGPKGRHDVHRQAVRHGTEAGSVYLGDRKIAITHPRVRATDGSGEMPLETYHQFQDPTLATQAVLERMLYGLASRQQRHADAALESAVEQPGPSKSTVSRRFIQATQQALDRFLNRRLDDRTWVVVMIDGLRVADHMVVGALGIDAEGHKRVLGLVEGATENHTVVTALLQDLITRGLTAAQGLLVVIDGAKALAKAVREVWGDRVLIQRGQIHKQRNVLDHLPKSAENRVRQRLRKAYQEPDADQAAQALEALAKELERDHPGAAGSIREGLEETLTVQRLGLPGLLRQTLANTNAMESLNSQFRTHAQNVKHWTNGQQVLRWLASASFFIEDTLTRIPGYREIPVLQTALKAAVSPQSDQKTEEIG; via the coding sequence GTGACTTCCAGTATAACGAAAAAGCCCCGCCCGGAACAGACGCTGACCGTGCCATGGGTCGATATCCTGCGCGATGCGCAGGATGGGTTGTTGGCCCTGTCCGTGCGCATCGGATTGCAGGTTTTGCAGGAAATGATGGCCACCGAAGTGGAGCGGTTGGCGGGCCCCAAAGGGCGGCATGATGTGCACCGTCAAGCCGTGCGGCATGGAACCGAAGCCGGCAGCGTTTATCTGGGCGATCGCAAGATCGCCATCACCCATCCCCGGGTGCGGGCCACCGATGGCTCGGGAGAGATGCCCTTAGAGACCTATCATCAGTTTCAGGACCCGACGCTGGCGACCCAAGCCGTACTGGAACGGATGCTGTATGGCTTAGCGAGCCGCCAGCAGCGCCATGCCGATGCCGCCTTGGAATCCGCGGTGGAGCAGCCGGGCCCCAGCAAAAGCACGGTCAGCCGCCGGTTTATTCAGGCCACCCAACAAGCGCTCGACCGCTTTCTGAACCGTCGGTTAGACGACCGGACGTGGGTCGTGGTGATGATTGATGGGCTGCGCGTGGCCGACCACATGGTGGTCGGGGCTTTGGGCATTGATGCGGAAGGCCACAAACGCGTACTGGGATTGGTGGAAGGAGCCACCGAAAATCATACCGTGGTCACGGCCTTATTACAGGATCTGATCACCCGCGGCCTGACGGCCGCGCAGGGGTTGCTCGTGGTCATCGATGGCGCCAAGGCCTTAGCCAAAGCGGTGCGCGAGGTCTGGGGGGATCGCGTCCTCATCCAACGCGGCCAAATTCACAAGCAACGGAATGTGCTGGACCACCTGCCGAAATCGGCCGAAAATCGTGTCCGCCAGCGCTTACGGAAAGCGTATCAAGAACCGGATGCGGACCAGGCCGCCCAGGCCTTAGAAGCGCTCGCGAAAGAGCTTGAACGGGACCATCCCGGCGCCGCCGGGAGCATCCGAGAAGGGTTGGAAGAGACCCTCACCGTGCAGCGTTTGGGTCTTCCAGGCCTCTTGCGCCAAACGTTGGCCAACACCAATGCCATGGAATCCCTCAACAGTCAATTTCGGACCCATGCGCAGAACGTCAAACATTGGACCAATGGGCAACAAGTCTTACGGTGGTTGGCGTCGGCGAGCTTTTTCATCGAAGACACGTTGACGCGGATCCCGGGCTATCGCGAGATTCCCGTGTTGCAAACGGCCTTAAAAGCCGCTGTATCTCCACAAAGTGACCAAAAAACCGAGGAAATCGGTTAA
- a CDS encoding transposase mutator type (PFAM: Transposase, Mutator family~COGs: COG3328 Transposase and inactivated derivatives~InterPro IPR001207~KEGG: gwc:GWCH70_1766 transposase mutator type~PFAM: Transposase, mutator type~SPTR: Transposase mutator type) gives MAHYQITLDAQTIQALVEQKDQALAQLLQQVLNQVLDAEVAEYLQADRYERTEGRQGYRNGYRSRQLTTRVGTLTLDVPRTRDGEFSPALFDRYQRHEKALVLTLMEMVVNGVSTRKIRRVTEELCGTEFSKSTVSELAKGLDAAVKQWRTRSLAETPYPFLIVDALVLKIREHGAVRPRSGCVVTGINAAGYREILGFWIGDSESQQTWSTVFTDLKDRGLTGVDLVVSDDHRGLRKAIDQHFQGARWQRCQTHLTRNVLDAAPKSVQKELHGRLRSLFEAPDRATVDTLWKKIVQDFEERAGRALTRLEEGLEDALAVLQLPEPLRIRLRTTNGVERLNAEIRRRERVIRIFPNRDSAIRLLGALLLEQHEAWTTGPRYLNLESYWQAKRSAGAAEEPSQSEATSVA, from the coding sequence ATGGCTCACTATCAGATTACGCTGGATGCTCAAACAATCCAAGCCCTTGTCGAGCAAAAAGATCAGGCGCTGGCTCAGTTATTGCAACAGGTCTTAAATCAGGTGTTAGATGCCGAAGTGGCCGAATACCTCCAAGCCGACCGGTATGAGCGGACCGAAGGGCGGCAAGGATATCGGAATGGCTACCGCAGCCGGCAGTTGACGACGCGCGTCGGCACGTTGACGCTGGACGTCCCGCGCACGCGGGACGGCGAGTTCAGTCCCGCGCTCTTTGATCGCTATCAGCGTCACGAAAAAGCCCTCGTGTTAACGTTGATGGAAATGGTGGTGAATGGGGTGTCCACCCGCAAAATCCGACGGGTCACCGAAGAGCTCTGTGGCACGGAATTTTCTAAGTCCACCGTATCCGAGTTGGCGAAAGGTCTCGACGCGGCCGTAAAGCAATGGCGGACGCGGTCCCTGGCCGAGACCCCCTACCCGTTCCTCATCGTCGACGCCTTGGTGCTGAAAATCCGCGAACACGGGGCCGTGCGGCCCCGGAGCGGGTGTGTGGTGACCGGCATTAATGCCGCAGGGTATCGGGAAATTCTGGGGTTCTGGATCGGGGACAGCGAATCTCAGCAGACATGGTCCACCGTGTTTACCGACCTGAAAGATCGGGGGTTAACCGGCGTCGATCTGGTGGTCTCCGATGACCATCGCGGGCTGCGCAAGGCGATCGACCAACACTTTCAAGGCGCCCGTTGGCAGCGGTGCCAAACCCACCTCACGCGGAATGTGCTGGACGCGGCCCCGAAATCGGTGCAAAAGGAACTGCACGGGCGCCTTCGGTCCCTCTTCGAAGCCCCGGACCGGGCCACCGTCGACACGTTATGGAAGAAGATCGTGCAGGACTTTGAAGAGCGGGCCGGACGGGCGTTGACGCGGTTGGAGGAGGGGCTGGAGGACGCCCTGGCCGTCTTACAATTACCGGAACCGTTACGGATCCGATTGCGCACCACGAATGGCGTTGAACGGCTCAATGCGGAAATTCGGCGCCGGGAACGGGTAATTCGGATCTTTCCGAACCGGGATTCCGCCATCCGCCTCTTAGGGGCGCTGTTACTGGAGCAGCACGAGGCGTGGACCACGGGCCCGCGGTACCTGAACCTCGAATCCTACTGGCAGGCGAAACGGTCGGCCGGGGCAGCAGAGGAACCCTCGCAATCGGAAGCCACATCGGTCGCGTAA
- a CDS encoding chaperonin Cpn60/TCP-1 (PFAM: TCP-1/cpn60 chaperonin family~TIGRFAM: chaperonin GroL~COGs: COG0459 Chaperonin GroEL (HSP60 family)~InterPro IPR002423~KEGG: vei:Veis_4403 chaperonin GroEL~PFAM: Chaperonin Cpn60/TCP-1~SPTR: 60 kDa chaperonin), translated as MPKLLQFKEDARRSLAEGVHVLARAVRGTLGPKGRLVILDRPIGKPIVSNDGVTIANEIELVDRFQNMGVQLAREAAFQTNEIAGDGTTTSVLLADALIQQAQAALNHGVNPVDLTGHLELLGQQVLQFIREQHFNLTDRPGLEAVAAIAAGDQRLGRLIAEVLERLGSESHIELSADFGPDRVEYRGGMQFDRGYISHHLARDSQRMQIDMSNAAVLITDLKMPHGPHLEELAEACDERGYALLIIAEDYTPEAIAQIVLLNESGNRPVAAVRAPEFGPWRTLALEDIAIFTGGRFLARDLGFAPTQANWASLGFAERVVVDHDHFVILNGRGSPEAVAGRKNTIREQLSVTEQPFERDKLMERLTRLSGNTAVIYVGGLTGVEQKERLQRAEDALNAARNALREGVVLGGGVTYIHAARMLKDLNAPESSGSRIMAQTILCQALEEPLRALAENCGRDPEDTVQIAYGSTSVGLNALNGEYQDLRQAHIFDSVTSVTQSLANALSVAKMVINATVLIVDTLDVTDPTAGPARGGGEERFGME; from the coding sequence ATGCCAAAACTTTTACAATTTAAAGAAGATGCGCGTCGATCCTTGGCGGAAGGCGTTCACGTTTTGGCACGGGCGGTGCGGGGTACGTTGGGTCCCAAAGGGCGGCTCGTGATCTTGGATCGCCCTATCGGAAAACCGATAGTATCCAATGACGGCGTGACAATCGCCAATGAAATCGAATTAGTGGACCGGTTTCAAAATATGGGGGTACAATTGGCGCGCGAAGCGGCGTTTCAAACCAACGAAATCGCGGGCGACGGGACCACCACCTCGGTTTTGTTGGCGGATGCGCTCATCCAACAGGCGCAAGCGGCGCTCAACCACGGCGTCAATCCGGTGGATTTAACCGGACATCTGGAACTCTTGGGTCAACAAGTTCTGCAATTTATCCGCGAGCAGCATTTTAACCTCACCGACCGACCAGGGCTTGAAGCCGTCGCGGCGATTGCGGCGGGCGATCAACGGTTAGGTCGGCTCATTGCCGAGGTGTTGGAACGCCTAGGGTCGGAAAGCCATATCGAATTATCGGCTGATTTTGGTCCTGATCGGGTGGAATATCGCGGAGGCATGCAATTCGACCGCGGGTATATCTCTCACCATCTGGCACGCGATTCCCAACGGATGCAAATCGACATGTCCAATGCCGCGGTGTTGATTACCGATCTGAAAATGCCGCATGGACCACACCTGGAAGAGTTGGCGGAGGCCTGTGACGAACGCGGATATGCTCTATTGATCATCGCCGAAGATTATACGCCGGAAGCGATTGCGCAGATTGTTCTACTTAACGAGTCGGGAAACCGCCCGGTCGCAGCGGTCAGGGCTCCGGAGTTCGGGCCTTGGCGCACGTTGGCACTGGAAGATATTGCTATTTTCACCGGCGGCCGGTTTTTGGCGCGCGATTTGGGATTTGCCCCCACCCAGGCCAATTGGGCCTCGTTAGGGTTCGCGGAACGGGTCGTGGTCGATCACGACCATTTTGTGATTCTGAACGGTCGGGGCTCTCCGGAAGCCGTGGCCGGACGTAAAAACACCATTCGTGAGCAATTGTCCGTGACCGAACAACCGTTTGAACGCGATAAACTGATGGAACGGCTTACCCGTCTGTCCGGCAATACCGCGGTGATCTACGTCGGCGGATTGACCGGCGTCGAGCAAAAAGAGCGGCTTCAACGGGCCGAAGACGCCCTCAACGCCGCGCGTAACGCTTTACGCGAGGGGGTGGTGTTGGGAGGCGGTGTTACCTACATTCATGCAGCGCGGATGTTAAAGGACCTGAACGCACCCGAATCCTCGGGAAGCCGGATTATGGCCCAAACCATCCTATGCCAGGCCCTGGAAGAACCGTTGCGGGCGTTGGCGGAAAATTGCGGACGGGATCCCGAGGATACCGTTCAAATCGCGTACGGTTCGACATCAGTCGGACTGAACGCGTTGAACGGTGAATATCAGGACCTGCGCCAAGCTCATATTTTTGATTCGGTTACGTCGGTGACCCAATCGTTGGCCAATGCGTTGTCCGTTGCCAAAATGGTGATTAATGCCACGGTTTTAATCGTGGACACCTTGGACGTCACCGACCCGACGGCAGGTCCGGCACGAGGAGGCGGTGAAGAGCGGTTCGGGATGGAGTAG
- a CDS encoding natural resistance-associated macrophage protein (PFAM: Natural resistance-associated macrophage protein~COGs: COG1914 Mn2+ and Fe2+ transporter of the NRAMP family~KEGG: aac:Aaci_2190 natural resistance-associated macrophage protein~SPTR: Natural resistance-associated macrophage protein) yields MSSSRSMVPDSVEHQKRARDRYQVYDARRRHRRFRLLWLLIGPGVLVMLGENDAPSMVSYAATGSQFGPKFFLGFILLTFAMAYIVQEITVRIGVSSQSGHAELIYRRFGRFWGHLAMIDLLVTNFLTLIAEFVGIVTGAAYFHLPPTIAAAFGVMGVSVAVLVRRYRTWEVIILALALLNLVFVPIALTDHPPWGTMAQSLITWRPYGGWNASTLLLVVSDIGATVTPWMLFFQQSAVSDKGLGTVDIPYGRADTMIGAGLAALAALACVVATYPLFVHPMNPVIYRQAGFALALKPYVGRWMASLFALGIFESGLVAATTISLSSAYAFGEILGKSHSLNRPWHEAPGFYLVLVGEALLAGIIVVIPGFPATMVVLLVNVLAVLTMPPALGFLLLLANDSEVMGPHRNSRFFNVLGFTVAGLIFSSGVLFAVSVLFPQLFSP; encoded by the coding sequence ATGTCTTCGAGCCGTTCGATGGTGCCTGACTCGGTAGAGCACCAAAAGCGGGCCCGGGATCGATATCAGGTCTATGATGCGCGCCGCCGTCACCGCCGGTTCCGTCTTTTGTGGCTCCTGATCGGACCGGGCGTTTTGGTGATGTTGGGAGAGAACGATGCCCCCAGCATGGTATCTTATGCGGCCACCGGTTCCCAATTTGGACCGAAGTTCTTTTTGGGGTTTATTTTGCTCACGTTTGCGATGGCGTATATCGTCCAGGAAATCACGGTGCGCATCGGCGTCAGCAGTCAATCCGGGCATGCCGAACTGATTTACCGCCGGTTTGGGCGGTTTTGGGGCCACCTGGCCATGATTGATTTGCTGGTGACCAATTTTTTGACGTTAATCGCCGAGTTCGTCGGCATTGTGACGGGGGCCGCCTACTTTCATCTGCCCCCAACAATAGCCGCCGCCTTCGGTGTTATGGGAGTTTCGGTGGCGGTGCTGGTTCGTCGGTATCGTACGTGGGAAGTGATTATCTTAGCGCTGGCGTTGCTAAATCTGGTGTTCGTACCGATTGCCCTGACCGACCATCCCCCGTGGGGAACGATGGCGCAGTCACTTATTACCTGGCGCCCGTACGGCGGTTGGAATGCCTCGACGCTTCTCTTGGTGGTGTCGGACATTGGCGCGACCGTTACACCGTGGATGTTGTTCTTCCAACAGAGTGCCGTCAGTGATAAAGGGCTCGGTACGGTTGACATTCCTTACGGACGGGCCGATACGATGATTGGTGCGGGATTGGCAGCGCTTGCGGCGTTAGCTTGTGTTGTCGCCACCTATCCCCTCTTTGTGCATCCCATGAATCCCGTGATTTATCGTCAGGCCGGGTTTGCCTTGGCGCTTAAGCCTTATGTCGGGCGGTGGATGGCCAGCCTGTTTGCCTTAGGGATATTTGAATCCGGTCTGGTGGCGGCCACGACGATTTCGTTGTCGTCCGCATATGCATTCGGAGAGATTCTCGGAAAATCCCATAGTCTCAATCGGCCTTGGCATGAGGCGCCGGGATTTTACCTGGTGCTTGTCGGCGAGGCGCTTTTGGCCGGCATCATTGTGGTGATTCCGGGGTTTCCGGCAACCATGGTGGTGTTATTGGTTAATGTCCTTGCCGTGCTGACCATGCCTCCGGCCCTCGGGTTTTTACTGCTTCTGGCTAATGATAGCGAAGTGATGGGGCCTCATCGCAATAGCCGGTTCTTTAACGTCTTGGGCTTTACCGTCGCCGGCTTGATTTTTTCCAGTGGTGTTTTATTTGCGGTTTCCGTGCTGTTTCCGCAGCTCTTTTCTCCGTAG
- a CDS encoding GAF modulated sigma54 specific transcriptional regulator, Fis family (PFAM: Bacterial regulatory protein, Fis family; Sigma-54 interaction domain~COGs: COG3284 Transcriptional activator of acetoin/glycerol metabolism~InterPro IPR003593:IPR003018:IPR002078:IPR002197~KEGG: bts:Btus_2470 GAF modulated sigma54 specific transcriptional regulator, fis family~PFAM: RNA polymerase sigma factor 54, interaction; GAF; Helix-turn-helix, Fis-type~SMART: ATPase, AAA+ type, core~SPTR: GAF modulated sigma54 specific transcriptional regulator, Fis family): protein MRSDLMVRPVHEGIHQAVNETELAWRQFVVAGERRHVPGRPFVLESWIRCAQKGIEPGVSAAQKILSESTVNELWASHMLHENIDPYIQSLTDTMMPSRHLVVFTDAQGFILKISGESSVRQLAENMNFVPGSNWFEDQAGTNAIGTCLALGAPVQIFAAEHYCAPVHPWTCSAAPIRDPATHEILGVIDLTGLREYHHPHSLAVVQSIARAIEDRLRDTLEIERFTIFGDYLELATRYPETLLIALDRGHQVIRCSSAVWEHGWVDSNNQLLHLPPEFSRLADGSSWEVDGSHQRWKWILHHCYRQHQRVGAIIQAVPTGVQGRNRSLPAGKGRGVGKDDNPVATISFNNLVGNSPKFLDAVNQARAVARSDAPVLILGETGTGKELMAQAIHSASRYAAGPFVAVNCGAIPHELIGSELFGFEGGSFTGAAKEGRPGKFELADGGTIFLDEIGELPLALQPYLLRVLDLGEVTRIGGQSPFRLNVRVIAATNQDLETMVENGTFRRDLYYRLNVIAIVLPPIRERPGDAIRLLEHFVTRIAQKTGRPVPPISPALSVALDRYPWRGNVREIRNLAERIMAALPVDGTVTIKALPDAFRQADPEMNLLTPDSGLRQQEIDWIRHVLEECHGNISLAAKRLGIHRSTLYRKLSTADRRQNPSR, encoded by the coding sequence ATGCGGAGTGACCTGATGGTGCGACCGGTTCACGAGGGGATTCATCAGGCCGTTAACGAAACCGAACTGGCGTGGCGCCAGTTTGTTGTAGCGGGTGAACGGCGTCATGTACCGGGACGGCCGTTTGTGCTGGAGTCCTGGATCCGATGCGCGCAAAAAGGCATAGAACCGGGAGTCAGTGCTGCGCAGAAGATTCTTTCCGAATCAACCGTGAACGAGTTATGGGCCAGTCATATGCTGCACGAGAACATCGATCCCTATATTCAGTCGTTAACCGACACGATGATGCCGTCCCGGCATCTGGTGGTTTTTACCGATGCCCAAGGGTTTATCTTAAAAATCTCGGGCGAATCCTCCGTCCGGCAATTGGCGGAAAACATGAATTTTGTCCCCGGTTCCAATTGGTTTGAAGATCAAGCCGGGACCAACGCGATCGGCACCTGTCTGGCTTTGGGCGCTCCGGTGCAAATTTTTGCCGCCGAACACTATTGCGCCCCGGTTCATCCTTGGACGTGCAGCGCCGCGCCGATTCGGGATCCGGCCACCCACGAAATCTTGGGGGTTATTGATCTGACCGGTCTTCGCGAATATCATCATCCCCATTCGCTGGCCGTGGTACAGTCCATTGCGCGGGCTATCGAAGATCGGTTGCGCGATACGTTGGAAATCGAACGCTTCACCATTTTCGGCGATTATTTGGAGCTTGCTACCCGTTATCCGGAAACCTTACTCATTGCGCTTGACCGGGGCCATCAAGTCATTCGCTGTTCCTCGGCGGTCTGGGAGCACGGCTGGGTCGATTCGAACAATCAACTGTTGCATTTACCGCCGGAGTTCTCCCGGCTGGCCGACGGCAGCAGCTGGGAAGTCGACGGCAGTCACCAGCGGTGGAAGTGGATTTTGCATCACTGTTATCGTCAACATCAACGGGTCGGGGCAATTATTCAGGCGGTGCCGACCGGAGTTCAGGGACGCAACCGGTCGTTACCGGCCGGGAAAGGAAGAGGTGTCGGGAAGGATGACAATCCCGTGGCGACCATAAGCTTTAACAACTTGGTGGGCAATTCGCCCAAATTTCTCGACGCCGTCAACCAGGCGCGGGCGGTTGCCCGATCGGATGCGCCGGTATTGATTTTAGGGGAAACCGGCACCGGCAAGGAACTGATGGCCCAAGCCATTCATTCGGCCAGTCGTTATGCGGCGGGCCCGTTTGTCGCCGTCAATTGTGGCGCGATTCCGCACGAATTGATTGGCAGCGAGCTATTTGGTTTTGAAGGCGGCTCGTTTACCGGAGCCGCCAAAGAGGGTCGACCGGGCAAATTTGAACTGGCCGACGGCGGAACCATTTTCTTAGACGAAATTGGCGAATTGCCGTTGGCGTTACAACCTTATTTGCTTCGCGTGCTGGATCTGGGGGAAGTGACCCGAATTGGGGGTCAATCCCCTTTCCGGTTGAACGTGCGGGTCATCGCGGCAACCAACCAAGATCTCGAAACCATGGTGGAAAACGGAACATTCCGGCGAGATCTGTACTATCGGTTAAACGTGATCGCAATTGTCTTACCGCCCATTCGGGAGCGTCCGGGTGACGCCATTCGGCTGTTGGAACATTTCGTGACCCGAATTGCACAAAAAACCGGGCGTCCGGTCCCGCCGATATCCCCCGCCCTGTCGGTCGCGTTGGATCGGTACCCGTGGCGAGGAAATGTTCGGGAAATCCGGAATCTCGCCGAACGGATCATGGCCGCATTGCCGGTCGACGGCACCGTGACGATAAAGGCGTTGCCTGACGCTTTTCGTCAAGCGGACCCCGAGATGAACCTGCTCACCCCGGATTCAGGATTGCGTCAACAAGAGATCGATTGGATTCGACACGTGCTTGAGGAGTGTCATGGGAACATTTCGCTGGCGGCTAAGCGATTGGGCATTCACCGGAGTACGTTGTACCGTAAACTTTCAACAGCCGATCGGCGGCAAAACCCGTCGCGTTGA